AATACCTACTTTATCTCTTTGAACGGCTGCCACATGCCAAGGGTGAACACGATCTCAAAGCCTTATTGCCACAGGCTATGTCAAAGAACGAGTCCTGATTATACACAGTGAGCCATCCTTGAAAAGGTGGGGCTGTTTTGACGCATACAAATTATTTATCCTGCTGCGCAAGCAAGGACACCGCTGGAACCATAAAAGGGTTTATCGAGTTTACTGCAGGCTTAAAATGAATTTCCGGCGAAAGGGTAAGAAACGTTTACCTTCCCGGAATCCTCAGACTTTATCAGTTCCGCCGAAAGCCAACATCTGCTGGTCGATTGATTTTATGCATGACTCGCTGATGAGTGGACAAAGGTTTAGAACTTTTAATGTGCTCGATGATTTCAGCCGCGAATGCTTGACTATTGAAGTAGACACAAGTCTGCCCGCCGGAAGGATTACGCGTGTACTGGACAGAGTTTCGGCATGGCGCGGCTTTCCTGAAAAAATGAGGATGGATAACAGCCCAGAACTTATTTCGGTGACATTGGCAGATAGGGCCGAAAGAAATGGTGTTGCGCTGGAATTCATTCAACCAGGCAAACCGACTCAGAACTCGTACATTGAACGCTTTAACAAAACATTCCGTAATGAGGTCTTAGATTTTACCTGTTTTCAACGTTGTCAGAGGTCAAGGACATAACCGAAGACTGGATTCGTCAATACAACGAAGAGCGACCACATGAATCGCTCGGGGACATGACCCCAGTCGAGTATGTCCAAACACATTCACCCCAAGAAAACTCTACTTACGGGTGGCACTAACTTGGGGAGGTTTACATTCCCATGCAGATATAACATGAGCTTGAAACCTTTTATTCATAGCACCAAACAAAATATCAAATTTTTTCGTTATATCAGATGTTTTTAATTCTTCGTTCAACAGTCTCCATTCTGCTCTTTGGGCCAATAGTGATACATTGCTCCCCTCTATACCTACTGCGGAATGCCCCCTCAAGATAAAATCCTACACAATCCCACCTCCAGCACAACCTAGATCTATATAATCAATCTTTATATCTGGAAAATGTCTTTCACATGCAAGGACAAACCTTGAATGTCTTATGTTATCATTAATAGTTCCTCGAGGATTAATATGATCATTACTTTCGTTTGCAATCGGAAATTCAATTTTTACATAGATAGGAGTGCGCATTAGACTATTAAACTTATCAGACACAACCAACAAATCCCTATAATGCATATCGTTAACATTTGATAGATGCAGAATCTCATCTAAAACATATTGCAATCGACATATTAAATCATTAAACTGAACTGAATTCTCTTTGAGAATAGACTCATTTAGTTCGAGGAGTTGATCCGTGTCTTCCTGCCCAGAAACCCTGATACGCTCAACTGTTTCATGTAATTTCAACAATGAGGCTTCAAATCTTTGAAAATCTTTTTTTGAAATTCGTTAATTTGAGCTTGCATATTATCAATCGAAACGAGCAAATAATGTTGCCTTCGTTCGTGCTCACTCCATCTGTCGACCTTCAAACCTATCAGACTCAATGCTTGGCTATATATCTTTTAATATCCATAAAATCACGCATCCCCAAAGTCAGGCTGTCGCCTTACAAAGTTTTCCCACTTCATCCGCAAGACTCATCGTATCCGGATCAAATAAAAACACACGCCGCACACCGGCCCGTTCCCCTGCAATCAGGTCGCTTTCGGAATCTCCAATAAGCACACTCTGCTCCAGATTGATATCCCATTCCTCAATGGCCCGCTTCAGCATTCCCGGTTCAGGTTTGCGACAGTCACACTGCTTAAGATATTCCCCCACAGCTTCGGTGGGGTGATGGGGACAATAGTAAACGCCATCAATATGCGCACCCAATACAGCAAGCTCTGCACGCATATAGTCCATAAAAACATGAAAAGCACCATGGTCGTAATATCCTCGCCCTATTCCGGCCTGATTGGTGAGGACCAATACCAGCCACCCCCTATCATTAGCAGCCTTGATGGCCTCTCTGGCGCCGTTGCACCAAGTCAGGTCATCGATTTTATGCACGTACCCATGATTCACATTTATTACGCCGTCCCTATCAAGAAAAAGCGCAGGCTTGCAACGCCATTTAGGAATTGCGGTCTGCGCCCGTTCAAGGTCCTCCGGGATACCTATATCGATAAAAAATCCGTTCAATTCACGACAGGAAAGTTTGCCTTCGCTGGCCAATTTAGGAAACCAATCCTTTTCGAGTGATGACGCCCCTTCAGGCAGGGCAGCCACAACATCGCGGGACATTAAATAGACACCACCGTTAATTGCCCCCGGACCGGACTCTCCTTTTTCTAAAAAAGAAGACACCATCCCATTTTCATGCACCACACGCCCGTATCTTGCCGTATCCTCAACTTTTCGCAACGCGAGAACCACATCAGTCTCCCCATTGATCAAGTCGAGATAATTGATATCAAAGATACTATCCCCGTTAAGAACGAAAAATCGATCATGAAGCTCTTCCAGACAATTGCGCAGTCCTCCGCCGGTACCAAGAGGGGACTCCTCCTGAACATACGTCAAATTCACGCCAAATCTGGAGCCATCCCCCAGAGACTCATTCAACACCTCATGAAGATATCCGGTTGAAAGAAGAATCTCGGTAACTCCATGTCGAGCCAAATTCCACAACAGATGAGAAAGGAAAGGTTTTCCTGCCACAGGGATCACAGGTTTAGGGGTAGTTTTGGTCAAAGTTCCCAATCTGGTTCCTTTTCCCCCTGCGAGAATAACTGCTTGTTTGATCATGTTTAAACAGTCTCCCTCGGAAACATCTCGGCCTCAATAATCTCACACAATGTGTGACCACTGAGAATATGACCTTCCTGAATCCGGGGAGTCTGATCGGAAGGAATGGCAATACAGACATCCGCCAATTCAGCCATCAGGCATGCCCGGCTGCCTACAAGAGAAATTGTTTTCATCATTTGGTCACGGGCCGCCTCAAGAGCCTTGACCACATTACCGGAGTTACCTGAAGTAGAAAGACCTATGAGCACATCACCAGCCTTGCCCTTTGCTTGGATCTGCCGTTCAAAAACACGGTCATAGCCATAGTCATTTCCTACGGCAGTCAATGCGGAAGTATTGCAATGTAGAGCTTCTCCATAAAGCGGCGGCCTATCATAAAGAAACCTTCCTGTAAGTTCCGCTGCTAAATGCTGAGCATCAGCAGCACTACCGCCATTTCCGCAAAACAACACCTTCCCGCCTGCCTTAAGAGAAGAAACGCACAATGAAGCTGCGACCTTAACTGCTTCAGCCCACTCTGTGTCTGCGGCCATGGACTCCAATATCTTTTGCATTTCTTTTACGCGTTCAATGGGATCAAGCATATCATATACTCCTACACGCTATCAGGCGATATTATTCCTGCTAAGGTATCGTTCGACAACTTCACCAGTTTCACCCTCAGCAACAGTACGACCATCATCTATCCAAACACATCGATTACACAAAGAACTCAGGGTATGAAGATCATGTGAAACAAAAACCGTTGTCTGCTTGGAGCGCATCTTTTCCAACATGGCTTCTGTCGACTTCTTCTGAAATTCCTGATCCCCCACTCCGAGCACCTCATCAACCAACAAAATATCTGGAGACATCTCGAGAGCAACGCCAAACCCAAGTCGGGCCTGCATGCCTGAGGAGTATGTCTTTAACGGATCATCAATCCACTGCTCCAGTTCTGAGAATGCAATTATCTTATCCATTTTTGCTTCCGCCTCTTCACGGGAGAAACCGATAAGCATAGCATTGATCAGAGCATTGTCTCTACCGGACAGCTCAGCGTTAAACCCCATCTGAAGGCTCAACAAAGAGACACTTGCATCTTGATGAAAAGTAATCTTACCGCCATCCGGCATCAGAATGCGGGCAATAAGCTTAAGCAACGTAGACTTTCCAGCCCCATTACCACCTATTATCCCAAGAGTCTCCCCCGCATGAATGGTCATCGAGATATCTTTCAAAGCATCGTACGTTTTGCTTTTCAATAGGCTGTACCGAACTTTGAAGGAGCAACGGACACGATCAAAACAAACCAAAGGGACACTACTCATTGCTGACAAACCCTAGGGTAAACATTGTCAAAGCGATTTAACAAATACAAAGCAACAGCTAAAAACACGAATGAGAATCCAGCTACATACAAAAGGTAGAACCAATTTGGCCAATCTCCGTGCAACAACACAGCACGATAATTTTTAAGCAATCCTGCCATGGGATTTGCATATATAATCGGTCTATGTTCAGGAAGAACCATGGTGTCTAAATCATAGAATATCCCAGTCGCGAAAAAAAGAATCTCTATCACTGTGCTGACAATGAACCTCATATCAGGAACAAATGGAACGATTGCCGCACAAAACATCCCAACAGCCAAGTTGAGCACAAACTGAAGAGCAAGCAGAATAGGCAATGCAAACCAGCAAACAGTCACAGGAGTGGGATAAAACAACAAAAACAACAATAACAAAGCAACTACAAATAATTGCTTAAAACTATCCTGGCAAACAGTAGTGAACGGGAAGAACATTTTTGGGATTCTAACTTGAAGTATCAATCCTCGAGCATCATGAATGCTATTCTTACTATTATTCACACTACGAGCAAACCAATTCCACGAAGCAAGGCCTACAAGCAGAAAGCCTACAAAATGCTGAGTTCCCTGATTCAACATAATATCAAAAACCACGTAAAAAACGGTCATCATGAACACAGGCTCAAGCACCCACCAGACATAGTTCAGATAGTAGGAAGATACTTCTACTCGCAAATTTGCCTTTACGTATATATATGCAAGCTGAAAAAAACGCTTAGAAGTCATGTCAAATTATTAACCTTTATAATTTTCAAAAGACTATGCTAAAACCTATCTAAGACCTTGCTCTGTACAAATCAACAAGAATATCGACTATCGACTGAGAAGCAGACCCATCACCATAAGTATTGACCGTTTTAGACATTTCTTCGAATATTCTTTGATCTGTCAGTAACTCCCTTATCGCTTCAAGGATTCCTTCATATCGATTCCCAACAAGGCGGACATTGCCAGACTCAATACCTTCGGGGCGTTCTGTCGTATTCCGTAACACAAGCACAGGCTTACCAAGCCCAGGAGCCTCTTCCTGAATTCCACCGGAATCGGTAAGCACGAAATAGGCTCGCTTCATTACCCGCACCAGAGATGCATACTCAAGCGGATCACACAAAGTTATACGTTCATGATTGCCTAAAAATTCTCGAACCGGAGACTGTATATTCGGATTAAGATGTACAGGGTACACGACATGCACATCCTTAAATTCTTCCAATATCTTGAGGACCACACGACAAATATCGCGGATAGGTTTTCCAAAATTCTCACGCCGGTGCGCCGTTAACAATACTATACGTTGTTCTCTAGGAATATCTTTCAACACGGACTCTTGCATGTCAAAAGAACGTCCTGCCACATCATGCAAGGCATCAATGACAGTATTGCCTGTAACAAAAACTTTTTCCGGTGAAATATTCTCCTGCAAAAGATTTTCTGCCGCCCATTGAGTTGGTGCAAAGTGAGCTTGCGCCATGACACCTGTCATGCATCGATTCACTTCTTCTGGGAAAGGTTGATAAATATCCCCGGTTCGTAATCCAGCTTCAACATGCCCCACTGGAATTTGGTGATAATATGCAGCCAAGCCTGCAGCCATGGTAGTGGTTGTGTCCCCTTGGACCAGCACCCAATCAAACGACTCACGGCTTAGTATACCTTCTAGCCCGGTGAGCACACCTGCAGTCAAAGAAGAAAGCGTCTGATTCTCACGCATCAAGGCAAGATCATAATCAGGATTGATATCAAAGAGATCGAGAACCTGGGACAACATTTCCCTATGCTGGCCGGTAACGCAGACCTTTGAACTGACATCATTACGACGTCCCAACTCCTTGACTAATGGAGCCATCTTGATACCTTCTGGCCTAGTTCCAAACAAAGTGAGTATTTTCATTATGTCTTCCAAAAATAATTCCGCTGCTCAAAAAAAAAATAACCATATACGCATGCTCTATCTCATGCATATAGATTGGAATTGGGTATGGCAACGCCCCCAAGCATTGGCTGCCGCGCTCTGCGAAAAATTTGATTTATGGATTTTATATCGCTTAAACCCATTTCGCAAAAGACTTACAAAAAATAAACAAGTTTGTAGGACTATTCCATTGCTTCCCATACCGGAAATTATATTTGGAAACATTTCACATTGCCTGCAAAAAGTCTACATAGGATTACATATATTGCTGCTGCGCCCGCATGTAATTTGGGTTACATTCCCTGACTTATTACCCATACTCCCAAACAGGCTGATGAGGGAAATAACTCTGGTTTACGATTGTATGGATTTAGCCGAAGGTTTCTTTTCAGACCGTGCGGCTAGACAGCGTATTAAGGAATTGGAAGAAAGACTTCTTGAACGGGCAGATATTATTTTCTGTTCCAGTAAACACCTGCTGAATCAACTGGGCAATAAAACAAATTCCGGAAAAATATATTTGGTGCGTAACGGCGCCCCCCAAAAGGCAATTTCCAATGCATACGCAACTTCAGAAACAAACAAAACAACCGTAGAGGAAAATCAGAAAGGAATTCACCTCTGCTACTTCGGCACAATTTCCATCTGGATGGATTGGGAGGTTCTTCAGCAAATCACGAAAACAAATAAGAACATACATATCCATTTTATAGGCCCTGTCGAGCACCATCCCCCATATGAGCACAACAGGATGCATTTTCATGGCCCGATGACTCATCAAAAACTTTATAGAGCAGCACAAAAATTCGATGCCTTCATTATGCCGTTCAAAAAAAACGACCTCATTCTTGGTGTAGATCCCGTCAAAATGTATGAATACATATCATTTTCCAAACCAGTATTTAGCATATACTATCCAGAAATAGACAGGTTCAATAAATTTGTAATTTTTTATGAGTCAGCCACTCAACTCGAACAATACATACTAAAAATGCAATCAGGTGTTCGTATGTATGCCAGTCAAAAAGAACGCATTAATTTTATTGAAGCAAATAGTTGGGAATGCAGGGCTCAAACCATAATCAAGACACTAAAAAAACACATCAACTAGTCTTAACCGACCAACCCAGCCCACAAACCTTTTACCGCCGCCGGAATACTGCTCCATTCTCCACGAAGCGCTAAAAATAGAGGTTTAGCTGTAAGCCGCAGAAATAATACGGCAGGCAAGACGGCAGGATAAAATTTCAAAGTAAAAAGGATTGTAGAACGGGCCTCATGATACGCAGCAAAAGATAATCGCTCAGAACTCGACAACCCAGATCGCCCGATTGTAGCACTGAGTTCATGAATGACGATACAATCGCGGCACCAATGCAAAGTATATCCTGCAGCTTTTGCGCGCACACAAAAATCAAGCTCCTCATAATACAGGAAAAAATCACCATTGAGCATACCCACTTCTGAAAATGCATCAATAGGAATAAGCATACTCGCCCCATAGATATAGTCTATTTCCGGATCATCCAGTGTTCTTCGCTCATCCAGAAGAACATCTTCGTACGCAGGCTTAATTCGCGAAGTCCAAGGGGAATATTTAACACCTCCTGCAAGTTGAAAGTGTTGTGGATTATCAGATCGAACAACACTGGTTCCAATAATGCTCCTCGGATGCATTCGAGAACAAAGTTTGAGGCTATTCAAAGAACTTTTAGAAATTTGTGTATCATTGTTCAAAAGCCAAACATGGGAGACATTACTCCTGCTTCTGATTGCAGCAATGCCATTATTGCATGCATTGGCAAACCCAATATTGTCGCAGTTGTCAACTAAAACTGCTCCAGATTTGCCGTCCCACATTTGACCGGGTAGAAGATGGGCAACGCTTTTGAAGCAACTCTCCAAACAAGTTGCCAAAGTTTCCCCCTGTTCTTTCGTTCCGTTATTAGAAATCACAACAAGAGCTGCGTCTGTGCTTTCTCTTATCGAAGCCAAACACTTCAATGTAATGTCAATTGCCCCATAATGAACCAGAATTATAGCAAAGAAAGATTTCTCAAACGAGGATGGCATAGTTGTCTACTCCACCAGACTAACCCAAGGCTTTCCCAAAGTTTCGCTGATCTCAACCGGAATCGGTTTCCCGGCCTGCATCAAAGCAATCGCCTTTTTCTGTACAATAACCTGTTGATTAAACAACGCGAGATCAGCTTTAACCTGCCCCTTAAGCTCAAGCATGCTGTTGTTGATATTAGCTGGGTCGAGACCTATCTTCCCGGACATGTTTCCGGACATGCTTTTGCCGCGAAGCTCCATTTGGTCAAGATTGAGCACAAGATTCTCCAGATGCACACTGCCGCTGAGGCTGTCCATCTGCACTCTGGGAGCGACAAACAAAGGGGCAATCCCCTTAAATGCCGTTTTTTGTAAGCCTAAAACAAGACTTCCGCGAAATGTTTTCGGATCACCGGCATCGCCCTGCAGGTCCAGACTTAAGCGTCCCGTACCTTCCAAGCCCAGATTAAGCGCATTTATCTCAGGTATTTTGTTGAGAGACAGATTGTCACAATCCAAATCCACCAGAAACGCATTGAAGTTGAACAGCGTTCCGGAACCGACCCCCCCCTCAAGCAACGCACCGTAAACACTGCCTTCAAGCTTGAGCGCCAATCTGGTTTTGAGCAGACCGAGCAGGTCGGGTTGTACAAGAAGCCTATCTATTTGAACCAACTGCCGCCCGGTCTTTTTTTCTTTTACATTGATGGCTGAAAGATCAAGCTGCGGTGGGAACAGGATGGGATCGATGGAACTTATTTGGATATCATACAACGGCTGATTCTGGAGTCCGGCACGGATCATCGGCTCGATCCGGGAGCTGAAATAGTTCCCGCAAAAAAC
The DNA window shown above is from Desulfovibrio sp. JC022 and carries:
- the wecB gene encoding non-hydrolyzing UDP-N-acetylglucosamine 2-epimerase — encoded protein: MKILTLFGTRPEGIKMAPLVKELGRRNDVSSKVCVTGQHREMLSQVLDLFDINPDYDLALMRENQTLSSLTAGVLTGLEGILSRESFDWVLVQGDTTTTMAAGLAAYYHQIPVGHVEAGLRTGDIYQPFPEEVNRCMTGVMAQAHFAPTQWAAENLLQENISPEKVFVTGNTVIDALHDVAGRSFDMQESVLKDIPREQRIVLLTAHRRENFGKPIRDICRVVLKILEEFKDVHVVYPVHLNPNIQSPVREFLGNHERITLCDPLEYASLVRVMKRAYFVLTDSGGIQEEAPGLGKPVLVLRNTTERPEGIESGNVRLVGNRYEGILEAIRELLTDQRIFEEMSKTVNTYGDGSASQSIVDILVDLYRARS
- a CDS encoding ABC transporter permease, which gives rise to MTSKRFFQLAYIYVKANLRVEVSSYYLNYVWWVLEPVFMMTVFYVVFDIMLNQGTQHFVGFLLVGLASWNWFARSVNNSKNSIHDARGLILQVRIPKMFFPFTTVCQDSFKQLFVVALLLLFLLFYPTPVTVCWFALPILLALQFVLNLAVGMFCAAIVPFVPDMRFIVSTVIEILFFATGIFYDLDTMVLPEHRPIIYANPMAGLLKNYRAVLLHGDWPNWFYLLYVAGFSFVFLAVALYLLNRFDNVYPRVCQQ
- the gmhB gene encoding D-glycero-beta-D-manno-heptose 1,7-bisphosphate 7-phosphatase, which produces MIKQAVILAGGKGTRLGTLTKTTPKPVIPVAGKPFLSHLLWNLARHGVTEILLSTGYLHEVLNESLGDGSRFGVNLTYVQEESPLGTGGGLRNCLEELHDRFFVLNGDSIFDINYLDLINGETDVVLALRKVEDTARYGRVVHENGMVSSFLEKGESGPGAINGGVYLMSRDVVAALPEGASSLEKDWFPKLASEGKLSCRELNGFFIDIGIPEDLERAQTAIPKWRCKPALFLDRDGVINVNHGYVHKIDDLTWCNGAREAIKAANDRGWLVLVLTNQAGIGRGYYDHGAFHVFMDYMRAELAVLGAHIDGVYYCPHHPTEAVGEYLKQCDCRKPEPGMLKRAIEEWDINLEQSVLIGDSESDLIAGERAGVRRVFLFDPDTMSLADEVGKLCKATA
- a CDS encoding glycosyltransferase family 2 protein encodes the protein MPSSFEKSFFAIILVHYGAIDITLKCLASIRESTDAALVVISNNGTKEQGETLATCLESCFKSVAHLLPGQMWDGKSGAVLVDNCDNIGFANACNNGIAAIRSRSNVSHVWLLNNDTQISKSSLNSLKLCSRMHPRSIIGTSVVRSDNPQHFQLAGGVKYSPWTSRIKPAYEDVLLDERRTLDDPEIDYIYGASMLIPIDAFSEVGMLNGDFFLYYEELDFCVRAKAAGYTLHWCRDCIVIHELSATIGRSGLSSSERLSFAAYHEARSTILFTLKFYPAVLPAVLFLRLTAKPLFLALRGEWSSIPAAVKGLWAGLVG
- a CDS encoding ABC transporter ATP-binding protein, producing MKSKTYDALKDISMTIHAGETLGIIGGNGAGKSTLLKLIARILMPDGGKITFHQDASVSLLSLQMGFNAELSGRDNALINAMLIGFSREEAEAKMDKIIAFSELEQWIDDPLKTYSSGMQARLGFGVALEMSPDILLVDEVLGVGDQEFQKKSTEAMLEKMRSKQTTVFVSHDLHTLSSLCNRCVWIDDGRTVAEGETGEVVERYLSRNNIA
- the gspN gene encoding type II secretion system protein GspN: MGLSLAYLKDKFSFTLPLGGGRSRRKAPLKIGRRHTYYLIYGLFVFTIVFCGNYFSSRIEPMIRAGLQNQPLYDIQISSIDPILFPPQLDLSAINVKEKKTGRQLVQIDRLLVQPDLLGLLKTRLALKLEGSVYGALLEGGVGSGTLFNFNAFLVDLDCDNLSLNKIPEINALNLGLEGTGRLSLDLQGDAGDPKTFRGSLVLGLQKTAFKGIAPLFVAPRVQMDSLSGSVHLENLVLNLDQMELRGKSMSGNMSGKIGLDPANINNSMLELKGQVKADLALFNQQVIVQKKAIALMQAGKPIPVEISETLGKPWVSLVE
- a CDS encoding SIS domain-containing protein → MLDPIERVKEMQKILESMAADTEWAEAVKVAASLCVSSLKAGGKVLFCGNGGSAADAQHLAAELTGRFLYDRPPLYGEALHCNTSALTAVGNDYGYDRVFERQIQAKGKAGDVLIGLSTSGNSGNVVKALEAARDQMMKTISLVGSRACLMAELADVCIAIPSDQTPRIQEGHILSGHTLCEIIEAEMFPRETV
- a CDS encoding glycosyltransferase family 1 protein — translated: MSSKNNSAAQKKNNHIRMLYLMHIDWNWVWQRPQALAAALCEKFDLWILYRLNPFRKRLTKNKQVCRTIPLLPIPEIIFGNISHCLQKVYIGLHILLLRPHVIWVTFPDLLPILPNRLMREITLVYDCMDLAEGFFSDRAARQRIKELEERLLERADIIFCSSKHLLNQLGNKTNSGKIYLVRNGAPQKAISNAYATSETNKTTVEENQKGIHLCYFGTISIWMDWEVLQQITKTNKNIHIHFIGPVEHHPPYEHNRMHFHGPMTHQKLYRAAQKFDAFIMPFKKNDLILGVDPVKMYEYISFSKPVFSIYYPEIDRFNKFVIFYESATQLEQYILKMQSGVRMYASQKERINFIEANSWECRAQTIIKTLKKHIN